From Leguminivora glycinivorella isolate SPB_JAAS2020 chromosome 24, LegGlyc_1.1, whole genome shotgun sequence, a single genomic window includes:
- the LOC125238936 gene encoding chorion class CA protein ERA.1-like, producing the protein MSRFVVLAIFVQVCLLQMVLSQQCGCNQYYPSGISSQSCGSYGGTGTGQVGVSGNIDACGNTCVQGSVPVLGDVDFCGCVPACGSVSICGQCGCGCQ; encoded by the exons ATGTCTCGCTTCGTGGTACTCGCTATCTTTGTCCAGGTCTGCCTACTCCAG ATGGTTCTTAGCCAGCAATGCGGATGTAACCAGTACTACCCGTCCGGCATAAGCTCGCAGAGCTGCGGCTCGTACGGCGGCACCGGCACCGGACAGGTGGGAGTCTCCGGTAACATCGACGCGTGCGGCAACACCTGCGTGCAGGGATCCGTGCCCGTGCTCGGCGACGTTGACTTCTGCGGATGCGTGCCCGCCTGTGGATCCGTGTCCATCTGCGGACAGTGCGGATGTGGATGCCAATGA
- the LOC125238984 gene encoding chorion class CB protein PC404-like encodes MAFKAVVICAFAFLVQNIAAQKSCGCQSIIIPNSGGDFLITSLSPIAPSGIAVATDLNLSGKLDLSGAVPYLSAVAFEGQFPTSGSAPVCYGCGDNVAITKQIGSSSGCGCGCGGR; translated from the exons ATGGCATTCAAGGCTGTTGTGATCTGCGCTTTTGCCTTTTTGGTTcag aaCATCGCTGCTCAGAAAAGCTGCGGCTGCCAATCCATCATCATCCCTAACAGCGGTGGTGACTTCCTGATCACCTCTCTGAGCCCCATCGCGCCGTCCGGCATCGCCGTGGCCACTGACCTCAATCTGTCCGGTAAACTGGACCTGTCCGGCGCGGTGCCGTACCTGAGCGCCGTGGCGTTCGAGGGCCAGTTCCCCACCAGCGGCTCCGCGCCGGTGTGCTACGGCTGCGGGGACAATGTGGCCATCACGAAGCAGATCGGTAGCAGCTCCGGctgcggatgcggatgcggcGGACGCTGA
- the LOC125238935 gene encoding chorion class CA protein ERA.1-like: MSRFAVVFFCIQVLLIQAAFSQVCGCNQYYSSGLSSQSCGSYGGTGTGQVGVSGNIDACGNTCVQGSVPVLGAVDFGGCVPACGSVSICGQCGCGCQ, translated from the exons ATGTCTCGTTTCGCGGTTGTGTTTTTCTGCATCCAGGTTCTCCTGATTCAG GCCGCTTTCAGCCAAGTATGCGGTTGTAACCAGTACTACTCATCCGGCCTGAGCTCACAGAGCTGCGGTTCGTACGGCGGCACCGGCACCGGACAGGTGGGCGTGTCCGGCAACATCGACGCGTGCGGCAACACCTGCGTGCAGGGATCCGTGCCCGTGCTCGGCGCCGTCGACTTCGGCGGATGCGTGCCCGCCTGCGGATCCGTGTCCATCTGCGGACAGTGCGGATGCGGATGCCAGTGA
- the LOC125238929 gene encoding chorion class CB protein M5H4-like, with protein sequence MAFKTVVLCVVALMVQSIAAQRGCGCQCQSISIPSSGGDLLITALGPVTPSGIAVATDLSLSGDLDLSGALPYLSAVAFEGQFPTSGSAPVCYGCGDSVAITQQIGGNSGYSSCGCRR encoded by the exons ATGGCTTTCAAGACTGTTGTCCTGTGTGTAGTTGCCCTTATGGTCCAG AGCATCGCTGCTCAGAGAGGCTGCGGCTGCCAGTGCCAATCCATCAGCATCCCCAGCAGCGGCGGTGACCTGCTCATCACCGCGCTCGGCCCCGTCACCCCGTCCGGCATCGCCGTGGCCACGGACCTGAGTCTGTCCGGCGACCTGGATCTGTCCGGCGCGCTGCCGTACCTGAGCGCCGTGGCGTTCGAGGGCCAGTTCCCCACCAGCGGCTCCGCGCCGGTGTGCTACGGCTGCGGGGACAGTGTCGCCATCACGCAGCAAATCGGCGGCAATTCTGGATACAGCAGTTGTGGATGCCGTCGCTAA
- the LOC125238921 gene encoding chorion class CB protein PC404-like — protein sequence MLGKIGLVLCLQAALLQSISAQRCGCSCGEFDGFSKTATYSTGGPVTVTCSGPLSSNGLSLLSELSMEGSLDVSGSMPFLSAVALEGTLDTSGCGTVAYGCGDGNIVIVQENNNPSGSNAASKNGLSLANLAQCGCRYR from the exons ATGCTCGGAAAAATTGGACTTGTATTGTGCCTTCAGGCTGCGTTACTGCAG TCAATCTCCGCCCAAAGATGTGGCTGTTCCTGCGGAGAATTTGACGGTTTCTCCAAAACTGCCACCTACTCCACCGGCGGCCCTGTCACCGTGACCTGTTCCGGCCCTCTCTCCAGCAATGGCCTCTCCCTTCTCTCTGAACTCTCCATGGAAGGTTCTCTCGACGTCTCTGGAAGCATGCCTTTCCTAAGCGCTGTGGCTTTGGAAGGAACCCTGGACACCTCTGGATGTGGTACTGTTGCTTACGGCTGCGGTGATGGCAACATTGTGATCGTTCAGGAAAATAATAACCCGAGTGGAAGCAACGCAGCTTCCAAGAATGGTCTCAGTCTGGCTAACCTGGCCCAGTGTGGGTGCAGATACCGCTAA